A window of Enoplosus armatus isolate fEnoArm2 chromosome 3, fEnoArm2.hap1, whole genome shotgun sequence contains these coding sequences:
- the tnfrsf1b gene encoding tumor necrosis factor receptor superfamily member 1B, whose amino-acid sequence MTDLFLLLLLLTAQTIKVCSQPYKPDSHGTCLKPTEYLPDGLNLCCKKCPPGRRKKQECSETAETECEQCPTGQYLESWNYSPNCFSCDKCKSNKGLQYGQNCSYTQRSRCECQPGMYCILGFDDPYCSACRKYTLCRGGYGVSVPGTANSDVKCEQCPDGTFSDTVSHTVPCRLHTNCHGRVAIRKGNATSDTVCAPEALISNTQPQTSTKEPHTEIVFTTASTMTSTVSATSDSKAPRGLTGPTPSISHLTSVLKAVFNHSTKSPPPRLVSDSKLAAVIGGVTGVIFLIIVIFLLFLCKAMWKKDAARLHPKIDANGNCESGVKINQGYLGETQLTSFIGSPAEQQNLLEKGEAYRDQSQCSNNTETLTRTHGCSNHESIGPLQSTTALHNPHSALPEPLTLLSNTEPVTPQPSIPTQSSSQPTSPQIISTVTNSPSVNFNITFQISNGSIGTPATDFMQADSKLPFGEEEESVSIPQQEAGKQSQMSVQESESYSA is encoded by the exons ATGACGGACTTATTTttactgctgcttctgctgacTGCCCAAACTATCAAG GTCTGCTCTCAGCCCTATAAGCCAGACTCACATGGAACCTGTCTCAAGCCAACAGAGTACCTGCCAGATGGATTAAACCTGTGCTGCAAGAAATGTCCCCCTG GACGGCGAAAGAAACAAGAATGCTCTGAAACTGCTGAGACTGAGTGTGAACAATGTCCGACAGGCCAGTACTTGGAGAGCTGGAACTACTCTCCAAACTGCTTCTCCTGTGACAAATGCAAATCAA ATAAAGGTCTTCAGTATGGCCAGAACTGCTCCTATACACAACGGTCCAGGTGTGAGTGCCAGCCTGGGATGTATTGCATCTTGGGATTTGATGACCCGTACTGCTCAGCATGTAGAAAGTACACGCTATGCAGAGGTGGTTATGGAGTGTCTGTGCCAG GGACGGCAAACTCAGATGTGAAGTGTGAACAGTGCCCCGATGGGACGTTCTCTGATACAGTCTCCCACACGGTCCCCTGTCGGCTGCACACAAA ctgtcaCGGAAGGGTTGCTATTAGAAAAGGCAACGCTACCTCAGACACCGTGTGTGCACCTGAGGCTCTTATATCCAACACACAGCCTCAAACCTCAACAAAAGAGCCTCACACTGAGATTGTGTTCACAACTGCAAGTACAATGACGAGCACAGTCTCAGCAACCTCGGACTCAAAGGCTCCACGTGGACTGACAGGCCCAACGCCGTCTATCAGCCATCTGACATCTGTTTTAAAGGCCGTATTCAACCATTCAACAAAAAGCCCGCCACCAAGACTGGTATCTGACAGCAAACTGG CTGCAGTTATTGGCGGTGTCACTGGAGTAATATTTCTTATCATCGTCATCTTTCTGCTGTTCCTTTGTAAAGCAATGTGGAAGAAAG ACGCTGCAAGACTTCATCCTAAAATAGATGCAAATGGAAATTGCGAGAGTGGTGTTAAA ATCAATCAGGGTTATTTGGGTGAAACCCAGTTGACATCCTTCATAGGTTCGCCAGCAGAACAACAGAATCTGCTGGAGAAAGGGGAAGCCTACAGAGACCAGTCTCAGTGTAGTAACAATACTGAAACTTTAACCAGAACACACGGCTGCAGCAACCACGAGTCCATCGGCCCTTTGCAATCCACCACAGCTCTCCACAATCCACACTCTGCTCTGCCAGAGCCCCTGACTTTACTTTCCAACACAGAGCCTGTCACCCCCCAGCCCAGCATCCCCACACAGTCCTCCTCTCAGCCCACCAGCCCACAGATCATCAGCACCGTCACCAACAGCCCCAGCGTCAACTTCAACATCACTTTCCAGATAAGTAACGGGTCTATCGGGACACCGGCCACAGACTTCATGCAGGCGGACTCCAAACTCCCCtttggagaggaagaggagtccGTCAGCATCCCACAGCAAGAAGCTGGCAAACAATCCCAGATGTCAGTGCAGGAGAGTGAAAGTTACAGTGCATGA
- the miip gene encoding migration and invasion-inhibitory protein, which translates to MLSTDRLDVLRERNKDLLNQLKQQQEKLERLGGCSHSRKREREDEAEERRDPAEILTLTDGDRGAARAALAKPTVRFADTRERQTAEHTTPSDLFKDGDRHHGVHNRLQETRPASKSCLANHSKEQREVQSRVTFQSDDCEETSASDGHHLQPLLGYDWIAGVLDAEDSLVERSDEFFNDLRVFRSLNKDECVHSPQAEFSEENHSVLPLLTDKDGPEANVDTHQCTFSYRINSRLFPVPLHSQECCPVCKKHKSSHPHSTAEPALIRVSIPRSTLLPSYKYRAHRRCSFDPSDSLGLPSHCLSGWSNTGQNTLPPPSSLGLRSSLKMKSFPGSQNKELEGLSAPKLSSNQTSDVSRLARHNFQHFSPKRKLGSTSYPLH; encoded by the exons atgttgtcGACGGACCGACTGGACGTTTTACGAGAGCGTAACAAAGATTTATTGAACCAGTTGAAGCAGCAGCAAGAGAAACTGGAGCGGCTGGGCGGCTGCAGTCACAGCcgcaagagggagagagaggacgaggctgaggagaggagagacccCGCAGAGATCCTGACCCTGACCGACGGAGACCGCGGGGCTGCCAGGGCCGCCCTCGCTAAACCCACCGTGAGATTTGCGG ATACACGTGAGAGACAAACTGCCGAACATACAACGCCATCAGACCTTTTCAAAGACGGCGACAGGCATCATGGAGTCCACAACAGGCTGCAGGAGACGAGGCCGGCCAGCAAGTCCTGCCTAGCAAATCACAGCAAAGaacag aGGGAGGTGCAGAGTCGAGTCACATTTCAGTCTGATGACTGCGAAGAGACATCTGCCTCAGATGGGCACCATTTGCAGCCTTTACTCGGGTATGACTGGATAGCAG GTGTCCTGGACGCTGAGGACTCCTTGGTAGAGCGCTCTGACGAGTTCTTCAATGACCTGCGTGTGTTTCGATCGCTCAATAAAGACGAGTGTGTCCACAGcccacaagcaga ATTTTCTGAGGAGAACCATTCAGTCCTGCCGCTGCTAACAGACAAGGACGGTCCAGAGGCTAACGTGGACACTCATCAAT GTACATTCTCTTACAGGATTAACAGCAGACTGTTCCCCGTCCCACTTCACTCTCAGGAGTGCTGCCCGGTGTGCAAAAAGCACAAATCCTCCCACCCACACAGTACTGCTGAACCAGCTCTCATCAG GGTCAGCATCCCTCGCTCTACCCTCTTGCCATCTTACAAGTACAGAGCTCATCGGCGATGCAGTTTTGACCCTTCTGATAGTTTGGGGTTACCGTCG CACTGTCTCTCAGGCTGGTCGAACACAGGTCAGAACACGCTGCCGCCCCCCAGCAGCCTCGGTCTGCGGAGCAGTCTGAAAATGAAGAGCTTCCCCGGGTCACAGAAcaaggagctggag GGTCTCTCTGCGCCCAAACTGTCCAGTAACCAGACCTCAGATGTGTCTCGCTTGGCTCGTCACAACTTCCAACACTTCTCTCCCAAAAGAAAACTAGGAAGCACGTCTTACCCTTTGCACTGA